The sequence CGAGTAGACGTGGCACGCCGCGACGAACTCCGGCGCGCTTCCAGGTTCGCGACCCGCAAGGCCCTTATCGATCTCGTAGCGCAGGCAGGCATCGCCGAGCCGTTCCTGGATCAGTGGCATGTGGCGGGTGCGGTAGTAGTCGTGATCGAACTTCGAGCCGCCATCGGCCGGATAGTAGACGCTCA is a genomic window of Sinorhizobium numidicum containing:
- a CDS encoding EthD family reductase, which translates into the protein MIKMSVYYPADGGSKFDHDYYRTRHMPLIQERLGDACLRYEIDKGLAGREPGSAPEFVAACHVYSPTLAIFQEALGPHRAEIAADVANYTDIAPIVQISEIVGG